The window TACTCCTTTCTTGTTAAACTATCATCTCATTTTAGCCTGAAACAGGGTACAGTCAATTGAGAGTCTCAATCACTCCCGCCTGAAACCCCAAGATAAACAGAGTCAGCGCTCATCCTGCAACCGTTATCATCAAACCACCGCCAAAACTCCATACCGCACCCCGTATAACATCAAAGACGGTTAAAATAGCAATTTCCCATACCATTCCCGTAACTATCCCGGGGTTGGGTTGGGAAATTCGGTCCCAATCTGCTAACGCCTTAAATTTCAAGATATTATGCCGAAACGCCCTTTGGGGTAAGTATACTTTAAAGTATACAGCTTGGCGGGCAATTTACCAACTACGAAAACCGTTTCGGTTTATGGTTGAATTTAAACTCCTATGGGTTAAAATTGGGTGTGAGACGGCTTATTACCCTTTGTCTCTTATCCCTCTGCCTTCTTGGCGCATCAGGAGATTCATCGCTCCACCCTTATGGAATGCCCGCTTCTCAGGAACCAAACTTAAAAGTCCTGCACTATCGGGCGTTTGACTGCGGCTATTTGCCCCGGGCGAAAATCTCCCTCTGGGTATCCTACCTTTATCATCATCGCGCCGGACTTAACCGACCCCGTTATCAGGGCAAGTTTATGCCCGACACCTTCCGGTTAAAAAAATCCGAAGCCGCATTCCCGGCGGTTTACGAATCTGTGCCCCGATTTATTCGCCATCAACTGGACAAGGGACATCTCGCTCCCGATGCTGCGATCAAGGTGTTCGGCACCGAGGCGCAAAAGGAAACTTACTTCCTCACCAACATCATCCCTCAGTTTGCCAGCACCAACCGCTTCATCTGGGCAGCACTGGAGAAAAAAATTCGGGATTGCGCCGGTGTAAAAGACACCGTTTGGGTAACGGTCGGTCCGGTCTTTTATCGGAACCGCGACACCATCTGGCTCGGCACCCATCAGGTGCCCATTCCCCACGCCTGTTACTGCGTGGTGTTCAGGCGACCAGCCGAACTTCTCGCCTTTGTCGTCCCGAACGACTCAATCCGGCGCACCGGCAAGCACCTGCCCCAGTTTCTCGTCAGTGTGGAGTCGGTAGAGAAGTTGACCGGTCTTGACCTTTTCCCCGGTCTGGCGCCCGCTCGCGGAAAACAGACCCAACCGGTAAAACCGAAAAAAATTGGGCGATTTCGTCCTTAACGGTCAGAACGGTAAAATCGAGCAGTCCGACACTCTTCTGTTGCGCCTTCTTCTGCGCCAGCCGTTGCCGGTCTGAATAGTGATGTTTTTTTCCACCCCTCATTTCTCACCCCCATATAATTATACCAGAAATCGCCCTTACCGGCAAGGGGTTGACTGAAAACCGGTGTTAGTTATTATTAATCAGGCTGTTAATACCAAATCGAGGGAGTTAAAATATGAAAGTAATCATTACCGACCCAATTGCCCCGGAAGGGGTAGAAATTTTGCGCGGTGCCGGCTTCACCGTTGATGAAAAGCTGGGCATTGCACCTGATGAGTTGTTAAAGGTCATTCCCGAATACGATGCCATCATCGTTCGCAGTGCCACCAAGGTCACCGCCGCGGTGATTGAGGCAGGCAAAAACCTCAAAGTCATTGGCCGCGCCGGTGTTGGCCTGGACAATGTGGACAAGAAGGCGGCTGACGCCCGTGGTATCAAGGTGGTCAATACACCGGAGGCGACCTCAATTTCGGTTGCCGAACTGGCGCTGGGATTGATGTTCGCCTGTGCCCGTTCCATTCCGCAGGCAACCGCATCGTTACGCGCCGGAAAATGGGAGAAAAAGGCGTTTCACGGCATAGAACTTTACGGCAAAACCCTGGGCATCATCGGCGCCGGTCGCATCGGCACAGAACTGGCAAAAAGGGCACTGGCACTCGGG is drawn from candidate division WOR-3 bacterium and contains these coding sequences:
- a CDS encoding DNA/RNA non-specific endonuclease; the encoded protein is MRRLITLCLLSLCLLGASGDSSLHPYGMPASQEPNLKVLHYRAFDCGYLPRAKISLWVSYLYHHRAGLNRPRYQGKFMPDTFRLKKSEAAFPAVYESVPRFIRHQLDKGHLAPDAAIKVFGTEAQKETYFLTNIIPQFASTNRFIWAALEKKIRDCAGVKDTVWVTVGPVFYRNRDTIWLGTHQVPIPHACYCVVFRRPAELLAFVVPNDSIRRTGKHLPQFLVSVESVEKLTGLDLFPGLAPARGKQTQPVKPKKIGRFRP
- a CDS encoding 3-phosphoglycerate dehydrogenase, with amino-acid sequence MKVIITDPIAPEGVEILRGAGFTVDEKLGIAPDELLKVIPEYDAIIVRSATKVTAAVIEAGKNLKVIGRAGVGLDNVDKKAADARGIKVVNTPEATSISVAELALGLMFACARSIPQATASLRAGKWEKKAFHGIELYGKTLGIIGAGRIGTELAKRALALGMRVLVNDLPDVKVQFGEPCEFDRLLKESDFISLHIPKTDKTYHLLNKEAFAKMKKGVIIINCARGGVVDEAALYEALQSGIVAMAALDVFEKEPPDDFKLFSLPQVIGTPHIGAQTKEGQRRAGVQIAEKVRDALKGA